From a single Streptomyces misionensis genomic region:
- a CDS encoding hydrogenase subunit MbhD domain-containing protein — MDEAVILVALLLVAGAATAAVAQRDPARQALVLSVLGVLLAVLFTVVQAPDVGLSQLAVGAVLTPLLVMLSVRKIRRRGRDRDGAR; from the coding sequence GTGGACGAAGCAGTGATCCTCGTGGCCCTGCTGCTGGTGGCCGGCGCGGCCACCGCGGCCGTGGCCCAGCGCGACCCCGCCCGCCAGGCTCTGGTCCTGTCCGTCCTCGGCGTCCTGCTCGCCGTGCTGTTCACCGTGGTCCAGGCACCCGACGTCGGCCTGTCCCAGCTCGCCGTCGGCGCCGTCCTCACCCCGCTGCTGGTCATGCTGTCGGTGCGCAAGATCCGCCGCCGCGGCCGGGACCGGGACGGTGCCCGGTGA
- a CDS encoding monovalent cation/H+ antiporter complex subunit F, whose product MNGWVLAATVELGGGGAAALWGVTTGGTARRVVAQNLTTAALCPALLLLAQGYGRPAYVDLALLLALLGPVGTLVFARLLHEDLEGQRPSAWGPTYAVAAVGAVVVAAVCAATGPGRAMVKLLVIGALLIGGNLIASRALSGAFRGVRGG is encoded by the coding sequence GTGAACGGCTGGGTCCTGGCGGCGACCGTCGAACTCGGTGGGGGAGGGGCGGCCGCCCTGTGGGGCGTGACCACCGGGGGGACCGCCCGCCGCGTCGTCGCCCAGAACCTCACCACCGCGGCCCTGTGCCCGGCGCTGCTGCTGCTCGCCCAGGGGTACGGCCGCCCCGCCTACGTCGACCTCGCCCTGCTGCTCGCCCTGCTCGGACCGGTCGGCACCCTGGTCTTCGCCCGCCTGCTCCACGAGGACCTGGAGGGACAGCGGCCGAGCGCCTGGGGGCCGACCTACGCCGTGGCCGCGGTGGGCGCCGTGGTCGTGGCCGCCGTCTGCGCGGCCACCGGGCCGGGCCGGGCCATGGTGAAGCTGCTGGTGATCGGCGCCCTGCTGATCGGCGGCAACCTGATCGCCTCGCGGGCCCTGTCGGGAGCCTTCCGGGGGGTGCGCGGTGGCTGA
- a CDS encoding HAD family hydrolase, whose protein sequence is MERAAVFDVDGTLVDTNHLHVVTWWEAFRQAGHDVPMHAVHRAVGLGSSDLIAHLLGEDRDREQDDALSAAHKALYGQYFDRLPALPGAGELLRRLHHDGWTVVLATSASGSELGALRRAIDADDAIADTASSDDVQQGKPAPEPVEHALELAGVPASRAVFVGDTVWDMRAGAKAGVRCVGVLCGGLPRADLEEAGAEAVYADPADLLDRLDTSPFA, encoded by the coding sequence ATGGAGCGCGCCGCGGTCTTCGACGTCGACGGAACCCTCGTCGACACCAATCATCTGCACGTCGTCACCTGGTGGGAGGCGTTCCGGCAGGCCGGACACGACGTGCCCATGCACGCGGTGCACCGGGCGGTCGGCCTCGGTTCGTCGGACCTGATCGCACATCTGCTGGGCGAGGACCGCGACCGGGAGCAGGACGACGCGCTCAGCGCCGCGCACAAGGCGCTGTACGGACAGTACTTCGACCGGCTGCCCGCCCTGCCGGGCGCCGGGGAGCTGCTGCGGCGGCTGCACCACGACGGCTGGACGGTCGTCCTGGCCACCTCGGCGAGCGGTTCGGAGCTGGGCGCGCTGCGCCGGGCGATCGACGCGGACGACGCCATCGCCGACACCGCGAGCAGCGACGACGTCCAGCAGGGCAAGCCCGCTCCGGAGCCGGTGGAACACGCGCTGGAACTGGCCGGGGTGCCGGCCTCGCGGGCGGTGTTCGTCGGGGACACGGTGTGGGACATGCGGGCCGGCGCCAAGGCCGGGGTGCGCTGCGTCGGCGTGCTGTGCGGCGGGCTCCCCCGGGCCGATCTGGAGGAGGCGGGCGCGGAGGCGGTCTACGCGGACCCCGCCGACCTGCTGGATCGCCTCGACACCAGCCCTTTCGCCTGA
- a CDS encoding complex I subunit 5 family protein, with amino-acid sequence MRHLLPLLVAVPLLGAALLAAAGRRLPRAAAELTGLVASAATAALALVLLLGSSPPMVEWAGGWKPVGGESVGIELIGDGPSLGMAALVSLLALSALAYSWRYFDEPPHGHAGSFPALMLVFQGAMCGFAVAGDLFNAFVFFELMSVVAYALTGYRIDEAKAVQGALTFGVVNSLGAYGMLTGIALLYARTGELSMTKIGRGLDGTAGHGGPDALVLAAFVLVLTGLLVKAATVPFHFWLPDAHAVAPTPVCMLLSGVMVELGVYGVWRVYGTVFAGPGGIPAADLTRALLTLGVLTAVTGAVMCWYQRHIKRLLAFSTIAHTGLFLVAVGVLTPEGDDGAALYILGHAGVKAALFACAGALLDRFGSVDEHALHGRAGRLRATAVLFAVGGLALAGLPPFGTGLGKAVSEEAVGGPLTVVYVAVSALTAAAVLRVTARVFFGLGPPPEDTDAYQTSGSEEEPETSGLVGRVPDTMTTVAAVLLAAALAVGTVPGFGDLVARSVNEAGSGGARASAAWTAHGVLLGLLSAVLAVAVAAVTVTRPRRPAAPAWTTPLRRLQSGHVGDYVAWVVVGATLLAALALPGVLGG; translated from the coding sequence ATGCGTCATCTGCTCCCCCTCCTCGTCGCGGTGCCGCTGCTCGGGGCCGCCCTGCTGGCCGCCGCGGGCCGCAGACTGCCGCGCGCCGCCGCCGAGCTGACCGGCCTCGTCGCCTCCGCCGCGACCGCCGCGCTCGCCCTCGTGCTGCTGCTCGGCTCCTCGCCGCCGATGGTCGAGTGGGCCGGCGGCTGGAAGCCCGTCGGCGGCGAGAGCGTCGGCATCGAGCTGATCGGGGACGGCCCCTCGCTCGGCATGGCGGCACTCGTCTCCCTGCTCGCCCTCTCGGCCCTCGCCTACTCCTGGCGCTACTTCGACGAGCCGCCGCACGGCCACGCCGGTTCGTTCCCCGCGCTGATGCTGGTCTTCCAGGGCGCCATGTGTGGATTCGCCGTGGCCGGGGACCTGTTCAACGCCTTCGTGTTCTTCGAGCTGATGAGCGTGGTGGCCTACGCCCTGACCGGCTACCGCATCGACGAGGCCAAGGCGGTCCAGGGGGCGCTGACCTTCGGCGTCGTCAACTCGCTGGGCGCGTACGGAATGCTGACGGGCATCGCGCTGCTGTACGCCCGCACCGGCGAGCTGTCCATGACGAAGATCGGCCGGGGTCTCGACGGCACGGCCGGTCACGGCGGGCCCGACGCACTGGTGCTGGCCGCCTTCGTGCTGGTGCTCACCGGACTCCTGGTCAAAGCGGCCACCGTGCCCTTCCACTTCTGGCTCCCCGACGCCCACGCCGTCGCCCCCACCCCGGTGTGCATGCTGCTGTCCGGCGTGATGGTCGAACTCGGTGTGTACGGCGTCTGGCGCGTCTACGGCACCGTCTTCGCCGGACCCGGCGGCATCCCGGCCGCCGACCTGACCCGCGCCCTGCTGACGCTCGGCGTGCTCACCGCCGTCACCGGCGCCGTCATGTGCTGGTACCAGCGGCACATCAAACGGCTGCTCGCCTTCTCCACCATCGCCCACACCGGCCTGTTCCTCGTCGCCGTCGGCGTCCTCACCCCCGAGGGCGACGACGGGGCCGCCCTGTACATCCTCGGCCACGCCGGGGTGAAGGCCGCGCTGTTCGCCTGTGCGGGCGCCCTGCTGGACCGGTTCGGCAGCGTGGACGAGCACGCGCTGCACGGCCGGGCGGGCCGGCTGCGGGCCACCGCCGTGCTGTTCGCCGTCGGCGGTCTCGCCCTCGCGGGCCTGCCGCCGTTCGGCACCGGGCTCGGCAAGGCGGTCAGCGAGGAGGCGGTCGGCGGCCCGCTCACCGTGGTGTACGTGGCCGTCTCCGCGCTCACGGCGGCCGCGGTGCTCCGGGTGACCGCCCGCGTCTTCTTCGGACTCGGGCCGCCCCCCGAGGACACCGACGCCTACCAGACCAGCGGCTCCGAGGAGGAGCCGGAGACCTCCGGACTGGTCGGCCGGGTCCCGGACACCATGACCACGGTCGCCGCCGTACTGCTCGCCGCCGCGCTCGCCGTCGGCACCGTCCCAGGCTTCGGCGACCTCGTGGCCCGCTCGGTCAACGAGGCGGGCTCGGGCGGTGCCCGGGCCTCGGCCGCGTGGACCGCGCACGGCGTGCTGCTCGGTCTGCTCTCCGCCGTCCTCGCCGTGGCCGTCGCCGCCGTCACCGTCACCCGGCCGCGCCGCCCGGCCGCCCCCGCGTGGACCACACCCCTGCGCCGCCTCCAGTCCGGCCATGTCGGCGACTACGTCGCCTGGGTGGTGGTCGGCGCCACGCTGCTGGCCGCGCTCGCCCTGCCCGGCGTGCTCGGCGGCTGA
- a CDS encoding MnhB domain-containing protein: MSRRLRLWLLAVGGAGLAALLTAASLDLPGFGGRSHPYGTRAVHASLTRHTANTIASVNFDQRAYDTLGEMSILFAAVLGCVVLLRQARDEYRARPQPARVALPVRRYALLVTPVALVCGLYVIAHGQLSPGGGFQGGVVAATALHLLYLGADYHALERIRPLGVFEATDALAVSAYLVLGLAGVLAGTAFLANTLLPYGTFNTLSSGGIVPLLNAAVGMEVACAVVVLLANFLDQAVEIEEESAG, from the coding sequence GTGAGCCGGCGGCTGCGGCTGTGGCTGCTGGCCGTGGGCGGCGCGGGCCTCGCCGCCCTGCTGACCGCCGCCAGCCTCGACCTGCCCGGCTTCGGTGGCCGTTCACACCCCTACGGCACCCGTGCGGTGCACGCCTCCCTCACCCGGCACACTGCCAACACCATCGCCTCCGTCAACTTCGACCAGCGCGCCTACGACACCCTCGGCGAGATGAGCATCCTGTTCGCCGCCGTCCTCGGCTGCGTGGTGCTGCTGCGCCAGGCCCGCGACGAATACCGGGCCCGCCCCCAACCCGCCCGCGTGGCCCTGCCCGTGCGCCGCTACGCGCTGCTCGTGACGCCCGTCGCCTTGGTCTGCGGCCTGTACGTCATCGCTCACGGCCAGCTCAGTCCCGGCGGCGGCTTCCAGGGCGGGGTGGTCGCCGCGACCGCCCTGCACCTGCTGTACCTCGGCGCCGACTACCACGCGCTCGAACGCATCCGGCCCCTCGGCGTCTTCGAGGCCACCGACGCCCTCGCCGTCTCCGCCTACCTGGTGCTCGGCCTCGCCGGTGTCCTGGCCGGGACCGCGTTCCTCGCCAACACCCTGCTGCCGTACGGCACGTTCAACACGCTGTCCTCGGGCGGCATCGTCCCGCTGCTGAACGCGGCCGTCGGCATGGAGGTGGCGTGCGCGGTCGTCGTCCTGCTCGCCAACTTCCTGGACCAGGCCGTCGAGATCGAGGAGGAGTCCGCAGGGTGA
- a CDS encoding dienelactone hydrolase family protein, with product MPTKTLSVPTPDGVADAYAAFPDDGERHPGVLLYPDAFGLRPVLEETARTLSGHGYCVLVPNVYYRQGPAPLIDLPEHIGEEDRPAVIARLKPLVDAHTTERVLRDADAFLAFLADRPEVGPGPVGAIGYCMGAVLAMRTATAHPDRVAAVAGFHPGFLVTDDPDSPHRLIPERLTAEVHLGLAENDMSPEAIREIERAFEAAGVGHTTEVYPGSVHGFTMSDTDAFDPAAYQRHWDRLLPLLGRALKNG from the coding sequence ATGCCCACCAAGACTCTTTCGGTCCCCACCCCGGACGGCGTCGCCGACGCGTACGCCGCCTTCCCCGACGACGGCGAACGGCACCCGGGCGTGCTGCTCTACCCCGACGCCTTCGGCCTGCGGCCCGTGCTGGAGGAGACGGCCCGGACGCTGTCCGGACACGGGTACTGCGTGCTCGTGCCCAACGTCTACTACCGCCAGGGCCCGGCGCCGCTGATCGACCTTCCCGAGCACATCGGCGAGGAGGACAGGCCCGCGGTCATCGCCCGGCTGAAACCCCTGGTCGACGCGCACACCACCGAACGGGTGCTGCGCGACGCCGACGCCTTCCTCGCGTTCCTCGCCGACCGGCCCGAGGTGGGTCCGGGGCCGGTCGGTGCGATCGGCTACTGCATGGGCGCCGTCCTGGCGATGCGTACGGCGACGGCACACCCCGACCGGGTGGCCGCGGTCGCCGGGTTCCACCCCGGTTTCCTGGTCACCGACGACCCCGACAGCCCGCACCGGCTCATCCCGGAGCGCCTCACCGCCGAGGTCCACCTCGGCCTCGCGGAGAACGACATGTCGCCCGAGGCCATCCGCGAGATCGAGCGTGCCTTCGAGGCCGCTGGCGTCGGTCACACCACCGAGGTCTACCCCGGCAGCGTCCACGGCTTCACCATGTCCGACACCGACGCCTTCGACCCGGCCGCCTACCAGCGCCACTGGGACCGGCTGCTCCCCCTGCTCGGCCGCGCCCTGAAGAACGGCTGA
- a CDS encoding lectin encodes MASPRLLRRCLFAALSVLIGSAAVGPAHARPADPAAAPAAPAATVTAFSDTFDGPAGSPVDSSKWTLETGDNVNNHEREYYTSGTHNAALDGQGHLVITARKENPAGYQCWYGTCQYTSARLNTSGKFSARYGHVEARMKIPRGQGMWPAFWMLGTPVNWPDSGEIDVMENVGFEPSTVHGTIHGPGYSGSGGIGAAYSLPNGQAFADGFHTFAVDWAPDSITWSVDGNVYERRTPADLGGKTWVYNDRPFFLILNLAVGGYWPGDPDGSTQFPAQLVVDSVSVTTTDSAAGVPIRGLAGKCVDVAGANSANGTPVQLYDCNGTAAQSWTVGSDGTIRALGKCLDVTDAGTADGSTVQLWDCTGGANQKWTVTGAHDIVNPQANKCLDVTGNNSANGTRLQIWSCTGGANQKWTVG; translated from the coding sequence ATGGCCTCCCCGCGCCTGCTGCGCAGATGTCTGTTCGCGGCCCTGTCCGTGCTGATCGGCTCGGCCGCCGTCGGCCCGGCGCACGCGCGTCCCGCCGACCCGGCCGCCGCGCCCGCCGCGCCCGCCGCGACCGTGACCGCCTTCTCCGACACGTTCGACGGGCCCGCAGGCTCACCGGTCGACTCCTCGAAGTGGACGCTGGAGACGGGCGACAACGTCAACAACCACGAGCGGGAGTACTACACCTCCGGCACCCACAACGCGGCCCTGGACGGCCAGGGCCATCTGGTGATCACGGCCCGCAAGGAGAACCCGGCCGGTTACCAGTGCTGGTACGGCACGTGCCAGTACACCTCGGCCCGGCTGAACACCTCCGGGAAGTTCTCCGCGCGCTACGGCCATGTCGAGGCCCGGATGAAGATCCCGCGCGGGCAGGGCATGTGGCCCGCGTTCTGGATGCTGGGCACCCCGGTGAACTGGCCGGACTCGGGTGAGATCGACGTGATGGAGAACGTCGGCTTCGAGCCCTCGACCGTGCACGGCACCATCCACGGCCCCGGCTACTCCGGCTCGGGCGGCATCGGCGCCGCCTACTCGCTGCCGAACGGGCAGGCCTTCGCGGACGGCTTCCACACCTTCGCCGTGGACTGGGCACCGGACTCGATCACCTGGTCGGTGGACGGGAACGTCTACGAGCGGCGCACGCCCGCCGACCTCGGCGGCAAGACCTGGGTCTACAACGACCGGCCGTTCTTCCTGATCCTGAACCTGGCGGTCGGCGGCTACTGGCCCGGCGACCCGGACGGCAGCACCCAGTTCCCGGCGCAGCTGGTGGTGGACTCGGTGTCCGTCACGACCACGGACAGCGCGGCCGGGGTCCCGATCCGGGGGCTGGCCGGCAAGTGCGTGGACGTGGCCGGCGCCAACTCCGCGAACGGCACCCCGGTCCAGCTCTACGACTGCAACGGCACCGCGGCCCAGTCCTGGACGGTCGGCTCGGACGGCACGATCCGGGCGCTCGGCAAGTGCCTGGACGTCACCGACGCGGGCACGGCGGACGGCTCGACGGTCCAGCTGTGGGACTGCACGGGCGGGGCGAACCAGAAGTGGACGGTCACCGGCGCGCACGACATCGTGAACCCGCAGGCGAACAAGTGCCTGGACGTCACCGGGAACAACTCGGCCAACGGGACGCGGCTGCAGATCTGGTCCTGCACCGGCGGGGCCAACCAGAAGTGGACGGTCGGCTGA
- a CDS encoding PHP domain-containing protein produces MDPVAALERIAFLLERALAPTYRVRAFRTAARVLGGLGPGEVAARAADGTLEGLKGVGPKTAQVVREALSGEVPGYLRKLEEEAGSEAAQGPGATLRALLRGDCHTHSDWSDGGSPIEEMGRAAAAVGHEWTVLTDHSPRLTVARGLSPERLREQLDVVAELNTRWAPFRLLTGIECDILDDGSLDQEPELLERLDVVVVSVHSKLRMDARAMTRRMVTAVRDPHADVLGHCTGRLVTGRGRPESRFDADEVFAACAESGTAVEINSRPERLDPPRRLLRRAVAAGTLFSIDTDAHAPGQLDWQILGCARAEECGVPAERVVTTWSADELLDWTRHGRVPARVAQA; encoded by the coding sequence ATGGACCCCGTTGCCGCCCTGGAGCGGATCGCGTTTCTGCTGGAGCGGGCGCTGGCGCCGACCTACCGGGTGCGGGCCTTTCGCACGGCGGCCCGGGTGCTCGGCGGGCTGGGGCCCGGTGAGGTGGCGGCGCGGGCGGCGGACGGGACGCTGGAGGGGCTGAAGGGCGTCGGGCCGAAGACCGCCCAGGTGGTGCGGGAGGCCCTGTCCGGCGAGGTGCCGGGGTATCTGCGCAAGCTGGAGGAAGAGGCCGGGAGCGAAGCCGCACAGGGGCCCGGGGCGACGCTGCGGGCGCTGCTGCGCGGCGACTGCCACACCCACTCGGACTGGTCCGACGGGGGCAGCCCGATCGAGGAGATGGGGCGGGCGGCGGCCGCCGTCGGCCACGAGTGGACCGTGCTCACCGACCACTCCCCGCGGCTGACCGTGGCCCGGGGCCTGTCGCCCGAGCGGCTGCGCGAGCAGCTGGACGTGGTGGCGGAGCTGAACACGCGCTGGGCGCCGTTCCGGCTGCTCACCGGCATCGAGTGCGACATCCTCGACGACGGCTCGCTGGACCAGGAGCCCGAACTGCTGGAGCGGCTGGACGTGGTCGTCGTCTCCGTGCACTCCAAGCTGCGGATGGACGCCCGCGCGATGACCCGGCGGATGGTGACCGCCGTACGCGATCCGCACGCCGATGTGCTCGGGCACTGCACCGGGCGGCTGGTCACGGGCCGGGGGCGGCCGGAGTCGCGGTTCGACGCGGACGAGGTGTTCGCCGCCTGCGCCGAGTCCGGAACGGCCGTGGAGATCAACAGCCGGCCCGAACGGCTGGACCCGCCCCGGCGGTTGCTGCGCCGGGCCGTGGCCGCCGGGACGCTGTTCTCGATCGACACCGACGCGCACGCGCCCGGCCAGCTGGACTGGCAGATCCTCGGCTGCGCCCGGGCCGAGGAGTGCGGGGTGCCGGCCGAGCGGGTGGTGACCACCTGGTCGGCCGACGAGCTGCTGGACTGGACGCGGCACGGCCGGGTGCCGGCACGCGTGGCGCAGGCGTGA
- a CDS encoding SDR family oxidoreductase: MPASPAARRTAIVTGADSGIGRATAVRLAEAGLDVGITWHTDEQGAEETAREVREKGRTAAVARLDLTRLPEAADAVDELCDTLGRLDVLVNNAGTGTSTPYLDLTLEDVRRVLDVDLVGPFLCGQRAARQMIRQGEGGRIVNVTSVHEHQPRVGSAPYCAAKGGLGLLTQVMALELAEHGITVNAVAPGEIATPMTGQEDTDVHGVRRPGVPLGRPGDAREVAAVIAFLAGPDASYVTGASWSVDGGMLRMGPQAGSHLTSDDWRRP; the protein is encoded by the coding sequence ATGCCCGCATCCCCGGCCGCGCGCCGCACGGCCATCGTCACCGGCGCGGACTCCGGCATCGGCCGGGCCACCGCCGTACGACTGGCCGAGGCGGGCCTGGACGTCGGCATCACCTGGCACACGGACGAGCAGGGCGCCGAGGAGACGGCGCGGGAGGTCCGGGAGAAGGGCCGCACCGCCGCCGTCGCCCGGCTGGACCTGACCCGGCTGCCCGAGGCCGCCGACGCCGTGGACGAGCTGTGCGACACGCTCGGCCGGCTCGACGTGCTGGTCAACAACGCCGGCACGGGCACCAGCACGCCTTACCTCGACCTCACCCTGGAGGACGTCCGCCGGGTCCTGGACGTCGACCTCGTCGGCCCGTTCCTGTGCGGGCAGCGGGCGGCCCGGCAGATGATCCGGCAGGGCGAGGGCGGCCGGATCGTCAACGTCACCTCGGTGCACGAGCACCAGCCCCGGGTCGGCTCCGCCCCCTACTGCGCGGCCAAGGGCGGGCTCGGGCTGCTCACCCAGGTGATGGCCCTGGAGCTGGCCGAGCACGGCATCACGGTGAACGCGGTCGCGCCGGGTGAGATCGCCACCCCGATGACCGGCCAGGAGGACACCGACGTCCACGGCGTGCGCCGGCCCGGGGTGCCGCTCGGGCGGCCGGGCGACGCCCGCGAGGTCGCGGCCGTGATCGCCTTCCTCGCGGGCCCGGACGCCTCCTACGTCACCGGCGCCTCCTGGAGCGTCGACGGCGGCATGCTCCGCATGGGACCGCAGGCCGGCTCCCATCTGACCAGCGACGACTGGCGCCGCCCGTGA
- a CDS encoding sodium:proton antiporter, with protein sequence MAHVLPYLVAAYVFLTGVYGLATSRNLIHAVGCLSVCQVSTYILLLAVGYRSGGTAPVFSDIKPGSRPVVDPVVQALTLTDIVVGATVTALLLALVLQIVKRHGTVDPNALRELRG encoded by the coding sequence GTGGCGCACGTCCTGCCGTACCTGGTCGCCGCCTACGTCTTCCTGACCGGCGTGTACGGCCTCGCCACCAGCCGCAACCTGATCCACGCCGTGGGCTGTCTGTCGGTGTGCCAGGTCTCCACGTACATCCTGCTCCTTGCGGTCGGCTACCGGTCCGGCGGCACCGCGCCCGTCTTCTCGGACATCAAGCCCGGCTCCCGGCCCGTGGTGGACCCGGTGGTACAGGCCCTCACCCTCACCGACATCGTCGTCGGCGCCACCGTCACCGCCCTGCTGCTCGCCCTGGTCCTGCAGATCGTCAAACGGCACGGCACCGTCGACCCCAACGCACTGCGGGAGCTGCGCGGCTGA
- a CDS encoding SDR family oxidoreductase, with the protein MSSSAGSRVVVTGATGNVGTSVVRLLSQDPGIKSVRGIARRIPGWSPARTEWSAVDLASDRANLAERFEGADAVIHLAWAFQPTHDPAATWRTNVLGGIRVLEGVAAARVPVLVHASSVGAYSPGPKDRAVDESWPTHGWPDAAYCREKAYLERTLDVFERDHPEVRVVRMRPAFLFKWESASEQRRIFGGRFLPGRLARPDLLPFLPDIPGLRVQALHTDDAAEAYRLALHSPTARGAFNLAAEPPLDATVLGELLGARPMRLPRTAARSAIAAAWGLHLLPASPHLFDAVLRLPLMDCTRAHEELGWRPRWTATEVLEEFLDGLRQGGGMDTAPMHSGTMG; encoded by the coding sequence GTGAGCAGCTCAGCGGGCAGCAGGGTGGTGGTCACGGGGGCCACCGGCAATGTCGGTACGAGCGTGGTGCGTCTGCTCTCCCAGGATCCCGGGATCAAGTCGGTGCGGGGCATCGCCCGGCGCATCCCCGGCTGGTCGCCGGCGCGGACCGAGTGGTCCGCCGTCGACCTGGCGTCGGACCGGGCGAACCTGGCCGAGCGGTTCGAGGGCGCGGACGCGGTGATCCATCTGGCGTGGGCGTTCCAGCCGACGCACGATCCGGCGGCCACCTGGCGGACCAATGTGCTCGGCGGCATCCGGGTGCTGGAAGGGGTCGCCGCGGCGCGGGTGCCGGTTCTGGTGCACGCCTCGTCCGTGGGCGCGTACTCGCCGGGTCCCAAGGACCGCGCGGTGGACGAGTCCTGGCCGACGCACGGGTGGCCGGACGCCGCGTACTGCCGGGAGAAGGCGTACCTGGAGCGCACCCTGGACGTGTTCGAGCGCGATCACCCCGAGGTGCGGGTGGTGCGGATGCGGCCGGCCTTCCTGTTCAAGTGGGAGTCGGCGAGCGAGCAGCGCCGGATCTTCGGCGGGCGCTTCCTGCCCGGCCGGCTGGCCCGGCCCGACCTGCTGCCGTTCCTGCCGGACATCCCGGGTCTGCGGGTACAGGCCCTGCACACCGACGATGCCGCCGAGGCCTATCGGCTCGCGCTGCACTCGCCGACCGCCCGCGGCGCCTTCAATCTCGCCGCCGAGCCCCCGCTCGACGCCACCGTGCTCGGCGAACTGCTCGGCGCCCGCCCGATGCGATTGCCGCGTACGGCGGCCCGCTCGGCCATCGCCGCGGCATGGGGCCTCCATCTGCTGCCCGCCTCCCCGCACCTGTTCGACGCGGTGCTGCGCCTGCCGCTGATGGACTGCACCCGGGCGCACGAGGAACTGGGCTGGCGGCCGCGCTGGACGGCGACGGAGGTGCTGGAGGAGTTCCTGGACGGGCTGCGGCAGGGCGGCGGCATGGACACCGCGCCGATGCACAGCGGCACGATGGGCTGA